A DNA window from Comamonas fluminis contains the following coding sequences:
- a CDS encoding DUF6630 family protein — MSVQRLTELLHALPADLQGKAQDGERLLNLRRNPEGISLRLSINLPDNNGSELIFDALLQLPTAGQAHAKAAQLQSLSQGGSFSKHGQRCIDPMVSWAIKLLTETPEKIQRGTGRKPQWLAPLQTLIETLSRDSDWSQQWLLRHEMRLENLRKKQRLDWVLRELAHEGHITKVDWNDDESVIDSTADLLARHYPQIDADVALETLEDAEFGDAEEAIAAVNQALTPLELKLCIIESDDDSYLLTLQDTTATEPLRQALLGVGLTLEEPDA, encoded by the coding sequence ATGAGTGTTCAACGCCTGACCGAACTTCTTCACGCCCTGCCTGCCGACTTGCAGGGCAAAGCCCAGGATGGCGAGCGCCTGCTGAACCTGCGCCGCAACCCTGAAGGCATCAGCCTGCGCCTGAGCATCAATCTGCCCGACAACAATGGCAGCGAGCTGATCTTCGATGCGCTTCTACAGCTGCCTACCGCTGGGCAAGCCCATGCCAAGGCTGCGCAGCTTCAGTCCCTGAGTCAGGGCGGCAGCTTCAGCAAGCATGGCCAGCGCTGTATCGATCCCATGGTGAGCTGGGCCATCAAGCTACTGACAGAAACGCCCGAGAAAATTCAGCGCGGTACAGGCCGCAAGCCCCAATGGCTGGCCCCACTGCAAACCTTGATTGAGACATTGAGCCGGGACAGTGACTGGAGCCAGCAATGGCTGCTGCGCCACGAAATGCGCCTGGAGAACCTGCGCAAAAAGCAGCGCCTGGACTGGGTGCTGCGCGAGCTGGCCCATGAAGGGCATATCACCAAAGTGGACTGGAATGACGATGAATCCGTCATCGACAGCACTGCCGACCTGCTGGCCAGGCACTACCCGCAAATCGATGCCGATGTGGCGCTGGAAACGCTTGAAGACGCAGAGTTCGGCGATGCCGAAGAAGCCATTGCCGCCGTCAATCAGGCCTTGACACCGCTGGAGCTCAAGCTATGCATCATCGAAAGCGATGACGACAGCTATCTGCTGACTTTGCAGGACACCACAGCGACCGAGCCGCTGCGTCAGGCGCTGCTGGGTGTGGGGTTGACTCTTGAGGAGCCTGACGCATGA
- a CDS encoding DUF6438 domain-containing protein: MAPLISVLAVSAMAQESTSPRPPKQNEAQLRKISYFADGCYGSCPSYQVEIDSLGQVVFTGHAYTQVKGTQRKQISPQAFAQIQQLTTKIRLRKLDRNYGPNSAHCPIWRTDASGGSIQAQYAGEEPINYSWYNGCTSMSTDLKPLHQLATTIMQVANVHDWIRVANTDPFKELNSQP, translated from the coding sequence ATGGCCCCTCTGATCAGCGTGCTGGCTGTTTCAGCAATGGCGCAAGAGAGCACCAGTCCACGCCCGCCCAAGCAAAATGAAGCTCAGTTGCGCAAGATCAGCTACTTCGCCGACGGCTGCTATGGCAGTTGCCCCAGTTACCAAGTGGAGATCGACTCGCTGGGCCAGGTCGTCTTTACAGGCCACGCCTACACCCAGGTCAAAGGCACGCAGCGCAAGCAGATCTCGCCCCAGGCGTTTGCACAGATTCAGCAACTGACCACAAAAATTCGTCTGCGTAAGCTCGATCGCAATTACGGCCCGAACTCAGCGCACTGCCCCATCTGGCGCACTGATGCCAGCGGCGGCAGCATTCAGGCCCAATACGCGGGCGAAGAGCCCATCAACTACAGCTGGTACAACGGCTGCACCTCCATGTCAACAGACTTGAAGCCGCTGCACCAGCTTGCTACCACCATCATGCAAGTGGCCAATGTGCACGACTGGATACGTGTGGCGAATACAGACCCATTCAAGGAACTGAATTCCCAACCATGA
- a CDS encoding DUF6806 family protein, with the protein MSSYNAAFEIHVHGQVLLRADVTYEQLQDALRPLWAYAGARSLKEGESSFYDEEPGIQFNTEEHALQMCWTVRGDEDFRQALDDMCMGLNELAEQGSPIEVTFYDTEFDEDEAPAEAQSRDDFVMLFVGPNPAAIMQVQRDLLVQDVVGLMERHFDGSELTGVVQEIDKLFSQRFEALVSSLELGKPPRGGSGGAGSGHGGNRRPRHLH; encoded by the coding sequence ATGTCTAGTTACAACGCTGCTTTTGAAATTCATGTCCACGGTCAGGTTCTGCTCCGTGCTGATGTTACGTACGAGCAGCTTCAGGATGCATTGCGCCCGCTGTGGGCCTATGCCGGTGCTCGCTCGCTCAAGGAAGGGGAGTCCAGCTTCTACGATGAAGAGCCGGGCATCCAGTTCAACACCGAGGAGCATGCGCTGCAGATGTGCTGGACGGTGCGTGGTGACGAAGACTTCCGTCAGGCGCTGGATGATATGTGCATGGGCCTGAATGAGCTGGCCGAGCAGGGCTCTCCGATTGAAGTGACGTTTTACGACACCGAGTTCGACGAGGACGAAGCCCCTGCCGAGGCGCAAAGCCGTGATGACTTTGTGATGCTGTTTGTGGGCCCCAACCCCGCTGCCATCATGCAGGTGCAGCGTGATTTGCTGGTGCAGGATGTGGTCGGCCTCATGGAGCGCCACTTTGATGGCTCTGAGCTGACGGGTGTGGTGCAGGAGATTGACAAGCTGTTCTCGCAGCGCTTTGAGGCGCTGGTCAGTTCGCTGGAGCTGGGCAAGCCACCCCGTGGTGGCTCGGGCGGTGCAGGTTCTGGCCATGGCGGTAATCGCCGCCCGCGCCATTTGCATTGA
- a CDS encoding LysE family translocator, which produces MYVNDWSFLLVIATILLTPGPTNTLLASSGISQGLRRSAPLLSFECLGYVCATSLWGLVLNTTMQDYPFVINIIKVVSGLYIARLGLRLWAQAGHDAALEQMAAVKPSELFVATLLNPKAVIFAMVLFPVQTWLSVSNYAEVMGSFVALVAVIGGLWIALGSVLISGRFRWLQPQWFQRLAALTLWGFAVWLLLGGIFA; this is translated from the coding sequence ATGTACGTTAACGATTGGTCTTTTCTTCTGGTCATTGCGACCATTCTTCTGACGCCGGGGCCCACCAATACTTTGCTGGCGTCGTCCGGAATCAGCCAGGGGCTGCGCCGCTCCGCGCCTTTGCTCTCCTTTGAATGTCTGGGCTATGTCTGTGCAACCAGTCTCTGGGGGCTGGTGCTCAACACCACCATGCAGGACTATCCTTTTGTCATCAACATCATCAAGGTGGTCAGCGGGCTGTACATCGCCAGGCTGGGCCTTCGGCTATGGGCTCAGGCCGGGCATGATGCCGCTCTGGAGCAGATGGCTGCGGTCAAGCCCTCTGAGCTGTTTGTCGCCACCTTGCTCAACCCCAAGGCCGTTATTTTTGCCATGGTGCTGTTTCCGGTACAGACTTGGCTGAGTGTTTCCAACTATGCCGAGGTCATGGGCAGCTTCGTGGCGCTGGTGGCCGTGATTGGCGGGCTGTGGATTGCGCTGGGTTCGGTGCTTATCAGCGGGCGTTTTCGCTGGCTGCAACCGCAGTGGTTTCAGCGCCTGGCTGCGCTGACGCTGTGGGGCTTTGCTGTCTGGTTGCTGTTGGGCGGAATTTTTGCCTGA
- a CDS encoding FadD3 family acyl-CoA ligase → MSNIQQNKVQDTSLTLPAMLADVASRYAERAAIVENGKSISYAQLLQLSRQAARALMSLGVQAGDRVALWAPNLSEWIVAACGVHAAGGVLVPLNTRMKGAEAADILDRSRARVLVSVGDFLNNYYPDLLNGQRPATLEQIVVLGDKVLPSADLSWNQFMAKADATSAEAQLQREAQIKPDDTADLMFTSGTTGRPKGVMAAHNPTILAFKAWSDVVGLTEGSRYLIVNPFFHTFGYKAGWVAALLQGATVYPEQVFDAEAILRRIESDRISFMPGPPTLFLSMLAHPQLKSFDLSSLEASVTGASTVPPILIKRMREELGIKNVTTAYGLTECGGCATLCDPSDDVETVANTCGKALPGTEVRCVDEQGKPVAAGEAGEVLLRGYHIMKGYFEDDKATAETIDADGWLHTGDVGVLDERGYLRITDRLKDMFIVGGFNCYPAEIERMLSNHPDVAQVAVIGLPDERMGEVGCACVVARNGVTVDKDTFIAWCRANMANYKVPRFVLQLDSLPVNASNKVQKRDLLQIVKAKMEQAAQPA, encoded by the coding sequence ATGTCGAATATCCAACAGAACAAGGTGCAGGACACTTCGCTGACCTTGCCCGCCATGCTGGCCGATGTGGCCAGCCGCTATGCAGAGCGCGCCGCCATTGTCGAAAACGGCAAATCCATCAGCTATGCCCAGTTGCTGCAACTCAGTCGTCAGGCCGCTCGCGCTTTGATGAGCCTGGGTGTGCAGGCCGGTGACCGTGTGGCCCTGTGGGCGCCTAACCTCAGCGAATGGATTGTGGCCGCTTGCGGCGTGCATGCCGCAGGTGGCGTACTGGTGCCGCTGAACACCCGTATGAAGGGCGCAGAAGCGGCCGACATTCTGGACCGCAGCCGCGCCCGCGTGCTGGTCAGTGTGGGTGATTTTCTGAACAACTACTACCCAGACCTGCTGAATGGCCAGCGCCCCGCAACGCTGGAGCAGATTGTGGTTCTGGGCGATAAGGTGCTGCCCAGTGCGGATCTGAGCTGGAATCAGTTCATGGCCAAGGCCGATGCCACCAGCGCAGAAGCACAGCTGCAGCGCGAAGCACAGATCAAGCCTGACGACACGGCTGACCTGATGTTCACCTCCGGCACCACCGGCCGTCCCAAGGGGGTGATGGCTGCGCACAATCCCACCATTCTGGCTTTCAAGGCCTGGTCGGATGTGGTGGGCCTGACCGAAGGCAGCCGTTACCTGATCGTCAACCCCTTCTTTCACACCTTTGGCTACAAGGCTGGCTGGGTGGCGGCTCTGCTGCAAGGCGCAACGGTCTATCCAGAGCAGGTTTTTGATGCCGAAGCCATCTTGCGCCGTATCGAAAGCGATCGCATCAGCTTCATGCCTGGTCCACCCACGCTGTTCCTGTCCATGCTGGCGCATCCGCAGCTCAAGAGCTTTGACTTGAGCTCGCTGGAAGCCAGTGTGACAGGCGCTTCCACCGTGCCGCCCATTCTGATCAAGCGCATGCGTGAAGAGCTGGGTATCAAGAATGTGACCACCGCCTATGGCCTGACCGAGTGCGGCGGCTGTGCAACGCTGTGTGATCCTTCGGATGACGTGGAGACCGTGGCCAACACCTGCGGCAAGGCTCTGCCAGGCACCGAAGTGCGCTGTGTGGACGAGCAGGGCAAGCCTGTGGCTGCAGGCGAGGCTGGTGAAGTGCTGCTGCGCGGCTATCACATCATGAAGGGCTACTTCGAGGACGATAAGGCCACGGCGGAAACCATTGATGCGGACGGCTGGCTGCACACCGGCGATGTGGGCGTGCTGGACGAGCGCGGCTATCTGCGCATTACCGACCGCTTGAAGGATATGTTCATCGTGGGCGGCTTCAACTGCTACCCCGCAGAGATTGAGCGCATGCTCTCCAACCACCCCGATGTGGCCCAGGTCGCCGTGATTGGCCTGCCCGATGAGCGCATGGGTGAAGTGGGCTGCGCCTGCGTGGTGGCCCGCAATGGCGTGACCGTGGACAAAGACACCTTCATCGCATGGTGCCGTGCCAATATGGCGAACTACAAGGTGCCACGCTTTGTGCTGCAGCTCGACAGCCTGCCAGTCAACGCATCCAACAAGGTGCAAAAGCGCGACCTGCTGCAGATCGTCAAGGCCAAGATGGAGCAGGCCGCCCAGCCTGCTTGA
- the murI gene encoding glutamate racemase — protein MPTPQSPIGIFDSGVGGLSVLQALRHELPHEQFVYLADSGNAPYGDARGDAFVQERTLAIAQHLCQQHDIKILVIACNTATAAAVELLRQQMPELPVIGVEPAIKPASFSSQTHHVGVMATRGTVSSQRVARLVTEHSQRAQFHLQACDGLAKAIERSTEQPLPSDAETTEIRALCANYTQALGQFGQKTGQMDTLVLGCTHYVFVKDDLRALLGPDIQLLDTGAPVARQTRRMLEQRSLLAAEDHESAAAQELAQPAQIQLLTTGALPALQAAAQRWLDLPAQCCSHVNVPSASASVATA, from the coding sequence ATGCCCACACCCCAATCCCCCATCGGTATTTTTGACAGCGGCGTCGGTGGCCTCAGCGTCTTGCAGGCACTGCGCCATGAACTGCCGCATGAGCAGTTTGTCTATCTGGCCGACAGCGGCAACGCCCCGTATGGCGACGCAAGAGGGGACGCTTTTGTGCAGGAGCGCACGCTGGCCATCGCGCAGCATCTGTGCCAGCAGCATGACATCAAGATTCTGGTCATTGCCTGCAACACGGCCACTGCAGCCGCCGTGGAATTGCTGCGCCAGCAAATGCCCGAGCTGCCCGTAATCGGTGTGGAGCCAGCCATCAAGCCCGCGTCTTTTTCCAGCCAGACCCACCATGTGGGCGTGATGGCCACACGCGGCACCGTCAGCAGCCAGCGCGTGGCACGGCTGGTGACTGAGCACAGCCAGCGCGCCCAGTTTCATCTGCAAGCCTGCGATGGCCTGGCAAAAGCCATTGAGCGCAGCACCGAGCAGCCCTTGCCCAGCGATGCAGAGACTACTGAAATAAGAGCGCTCTGCGCAAATTACACGCAGGCTTTAGGCCAATTTGGCCAAAAAACCGGGCAAATGGATACGCTGGTACTGGGCTGCACCCACTATGTGTTTGTCAAAGACGACCTGCGCGCCCTGCTGGGCCCGGACATTCAATTGCTGGATACCGGCGCCCCGGTTGCCCGCCAGACGCGCCGCATGCTGGAGCAGCGCAGCTTGCTGGCGGCGGAAGATCATGAAAGCGCAGCAGCTCAAGAGCTGGCCCAGCCTGCCCAGATTCAGCTGCTGACTACCGGCGCCCTGCCTGCCCTGCAAGCCGCCGCCCAGCGCTGGCTGGACTTGCCCGCCCAGTGCTGCAGCCATGTCAATGTACCGTCGGCCAGCGCATCAGTGGCGACTGCCTGA
- a CDS encoding YgjP-like metallopeptidase domain-containing protein yields MKPIATPKYSGAISTQLRKERVVAAAASPQLALPYLSGYAPSLQSKVREWLQAGKAGEWLLRKYPQAHAVRTDKALYAYVDELKAEYLRNAGQLHRVAYDSKIHVVRNALGLHTRRAIAHGGKLNARHEIHVAAMFKQAPDAFLRMICVHELAHIRIMDHDKAFYQLCTHMEPEYHQLEFDVRFYLSYLDTGAPALWE; encoded by the coding sequence ATGAAGCCTATTGCCACCCCCAAATATTCAGGAGCCATTTCCACGCAGCTGCGAAAAGAGCGCGTGGTGGCCGCAGCGGCATCACCGCAACTGGCGCTGCCCTATCTGTCGGGCTATGCGCCTTCGCTGCAGAGCAAGGTGCGTGAATGGCTGCAGGCGGGCAAGGCCGGGGAATGGCTGCTGCGCAAATATCCGCAGGCCCATGCGGTGCGTACGGACAAGGCGCTTTATGCCTATGTGGATGAGCTCAAGGCCGAATACCTGCGCAATGCAGGACAGTTGCACCGCGTGGCTTACGACAGCAAGATTCATGTGGTGCGCAATGCGCTGGGGCTGCACACGCGCAGGGCGATTGCGCATGGCGGCAAGCTCAATGCCCGGCACGAAATTCATGTGGCCGCCATGTTCAAGCAGGCACCCGATGCGTTTTTGCGCATGATCTGCGTGCATGAGCTGGCCCATATCCGCATCATGGATCACGACAAAGCCTTCTATCAGCTGTGCACGCACATGGAGCCTGAGTATCACCAGCTGGAGTTTGATGTGCGCTTTTACCTCAGCTATCTGGATACAGGCGCACCGGCCCTGTGGGAGTGA
- a CDS encoding ferredoxin--NADP reductase, with translation MSSEATTSASRYHPLRVRAVIDETHDTKSIVFDVPEALAEQFSYRPGQFLTLRLPIEGRYVPRCYSMSSAPALDDALRVTVKRVHQGRGSNWVCDKIRAGDTVELMPPSGLFSPRNLSQNFLLLAGGSGITPVFSILRTVLKQHQGNVVLFYANRDERSVIFKKDLQQLAAEYPDRLQVIHWLDSVQGAPSQKQLAAWATPWVANAGQAFICGPGPFMDAAQAAMIEAGMPADQVHVERFVSLPDEETLQQMQEAAEPVEAAVDEAVVQLRLDGEEYEFTCSGTETILEAGLRAGINVPFSCQAGMCASCMCQVQDGSVHLRHNEVLDAKDLSKKWTLACQSVPTSEKLRVKFPE, from the coding sequence ATGAGCAGTGAAGCGACAACCAGTGCATCGCGCTATCACCCGTTGCGTGTGCGTGCGGTGATTGATGAGACACACGACACCAAATCCATTGTGTTTGATGTTCCCGAGGCTTTGGCTGAGCAGTTCAGCTACAGGCCCGGGCAGTTCCTGACGCTGCGACTGCCGATCGAGGGCCGTTATGTGCCTCGTTGCTATTCCATGTCCAGCGCCCCGGCGCTGGATGATGCGCTGCGCGTGACCGTCAAGCGCGTGCACCAGGGGCGCGGCTCCAATTGGGTGTGCGACAAGATCCGCGCCGGCGATACGGTGGAGCTGATGCCGCCGTCGGGCCTGTTCTCGCCCAGAAATTTATCGCAGAACTTCTTGCTGCTGGCTGGCGGCAGCGGCATCACGCCCGTGTTCTCCATTTTGCGCACCGTGCTTAAGCAGCATCAGGGCAATGTGGTGCTGTTCTATGCCAATCGTGATGAGCGCTCGGTCATCTTCAAGAAAGACCTGCAGCAGCTGGCGGCTGAGTATCCGGACCGCCTGCAAGTCATTCACTGGCTCGATTCGGTGCAGGGCGCTCCTTCGCAAAAGCAGCTGGCAGCCTGGGCTACGCCCTGGGTGGCTAATGCCGGTCAGGCCTTTATCTGCGGCCCCGGCCCTTTCATGGATGCCGCACAGGCCGCCATGATCGAAGCGGGCATGCCCGCCGATCAGGTGCATGTGGAGCGCTTTGTTTCTCTGCCCGATGAGGAAACCCTGCAGCAGATGCAGGAAGCGGCAGAGCCTGTTGAAGCGGCAGTGGATGAAGCCGTGGTGCAACTGCGCCTGGACGGTGAAGAGTACGAGTTCACCTGCAGCGGCACTGAAACCATTCTGGAAGCGGGCCTGCGCGCTGGCATCAACGTGCCATTTTCCTGCCAGGCAGGTATGTGCGCATCCTGCATGTGCCAGGTTCAGGACGGCAGCGTCCATCTGCGCCACAACGAAGTACTGGATGCCAAGGATCTGTCCAAGAAATGGACGCTGGCCTGCCAGTCCGTGCCCACCAGCGAGAAGCTGCGCGTCAAATTCCCGGAGTAA